DNA from Verrucomicrobiota bacterium:
AGCGAAGTCGTTTACTCAGCGAAGCAGGTGGCGCATCCGATGTTCTTCGGCGTAGCCATCATCACCGTTGTCTATGTGCCGATTCTGGCGCTGGTGGGGATCGAAGGCAAAATGTTCCGGCCCATGGCGCTGACCGTTGTTTTCGCGTTGGCCGGCTCGTTGGCGCTGGCTTTGACGCTCATGCCCGTGCTCTGCGCGCTCTTTCTGCGCGTGCGGCCGCAGTCTGAAGTTCGCTCCGCTGAACCCGGTAGGGCGAGCCTGTCCCCAGCGAGCCAACTCGGACGTATTCCAAGCTCGTCCAGCGGCTCGCCGGGACGGACTCGCCCTACCGAGTTCAGGGCCCGTGAGCAGGGTTCTGAAACCAAGGAAGCTCTCCGCGAAACGATCCCCCTCACCCCATCCCTCTCCCCCAGTGGGGGAGAGGGTGTCCGCAGGACGGGAGAGGGGGAATCTCGTCAGTTCGAGGATCAAGAAAACAGGGAGGCTCCCCAGGAGGAAGGAACCTGGCTCGTTCGCTGGGTCAAGGCGCTCTACACGCCGGCGCTGGAGTTCGCATTCAGGTTTCGCCGGTTTGTGCTGGTGGCGGCGCTGCTGTTGTTCGCTTCGTCGCTGTGGGTTTTTCAGCGGCTGGGCGCGGAATTCATCCCGCAACTAGACGAAGGCACGATGCTGCTCCAATTCATCCGCAGCAGCAGCGCCGGACTGGACGCGTCCACCGAGTTGCAGCGAAAGTCCGAGAAGCTGTTGTTGGAGAGGTTTCCCGAAATCGAACATCTCTTCGGTTTGATTGGCACCGCCGAGATCGCGGTCGATCCGATGGGGCCGAACGTGAGCGACACGTACGTGGAATTCAAACCGCGCCGCCAATGGCGCAAAACGAACGGGCACCCGATCACGAAGGCACAGCTCATCGAATTGATGCGGCGCGAACTCGCGGTCCACGCTCCAGGCCAGACCTATCTTTTCACGCAGCCGATCCAGATGCGCTTCAACGAAATGATGGCCGGCGTGCGCGCCGATATCGCGGTGAAAATTTACGGGGACGATTTCCGGGAACTGGAACGCATCGCCACCGAAGTTCGCGATTTGTTGCGAAGCCTGGCGCCAGAGAGCGACGTGGAATTCGATGCGTTCGGGCGCTCGCCCTTGCTGGAGATCAGTCCGGACCGTGAGGCCCTCCGCCGTTACAACTTGCCGACCGAACAGCTCAACCGGGTGATCGCGGCGGCGCTGGCCGGCGCGGAAGTGGGCACGATGATCGAAGGCAACCGGCGTTTCCCCATCGTGGTCCGGCTCGCTGAAGACGCGCGCCGCAGCATCGAAGTCATGAAGCGTTTGACCGTGCGCGCGGACGAGGGCGGCTTGCTCACTCTCGGACAACTCGCGCGTTTCAATATGATGGAGCAGGTGAGCGCGGTAACACGCGAGGCCGGTCAGCGGCGAGCCGCCGTGCTCGTGAACTTGCGCGGCCGCGATCTGCAAGGGTTCGTCAACCAAGCGATGCAACGGCTGAACGCGGAGGTGAAGCTCCCGCCCGGCTATTATTTTGAATTTGGAGGACAGTTCGAGAACCTGCAAAAGGCGCAGACGCGGTTGGCGTTGATTGTTCCCCTGGCGCTGATCTTGATCTTCCTCTTGATTTACATGAGCTCAGGGAGCGTCCGTCAGTCGGCCTTGGTTTTTGTTTGCGTGCCCCTGGCTGTGACGGGCGGCGTGTTGGCGCTGTGGCTGCGCGAAATGCCCTTCACCATCAGCGCGGGCGTGGGCTTCATCGCGCTCAGCGGTATTGCGGTGCTGAACGGAATCATGTTGATCAGCTTCATCAATCAGCTCCGCCGCGAAGGCCGAAGCATACGGGAAGCCGTCATTGAGGGCACGCTCACGCGTCTTCGGCCGAAGTTAATGACGGCGCTCGTGGCCAGCCTCGGTTTTGTGCCCATGGCCCTTTCGACCGGAGCGGGCGCCGAAGTGCAGCGTCCGCTAGCGACCGTCGTCATTGGCGGGATCATCTCTTCGACTTTCCTCACGCTGGTCCTGCTGCCCGTTCTGTACGAGTGGCTGGAGGGGAAGTCCGTAATCCGTAATCCGTAATCCGCAATCAGAAATGCTATGAAACGCATAATCCTCATATTGGCCGGCGTGCTTTGCGCCGGATTGATCACGGTGAATGCCGCCGACAAGAAACACCTCGGCGGACCCAAGGGCGGACGGTTCCTGGAGAAAACCGAGCCGCGCGCCGAGTTCTTCCTGGAGAAAGATCACACCGTCACCATCACGTTCTACGACGCCGCGTTGAAGCTCGTGCCCGTGGCCACGCAGGTGGTCACGGTGATTGCGGAGGCGAAAACCGGCAGAACGAAGCTTGAGTTCGAGAAGAAGGGCGACGTGCTCGTCAGCAAGGCCAAGCTGCCTGCCGGCGACGGCTACAACCTGGTGGTGCAGTTCAAGCAGACCCCGGAATCGAAACCTCAGAACCACCGCTTCAAACTGGACCTGAGCACCTGCGCCGGCTGCAAACGCGCCGAGTACGCCTGCATTTGCGATGAGTGAACCTGGCAGTCCTTGCGGCAGGAGCGAAGGGTGAGCGTTGATCCGCCAGAATCGGTTGGGTTAACAGGAGCAAACAGAGGAAACAAGTGGAACGATCAGCGCCATCCGTACCCAAGGATGAATCGGTCCTTCACTATAGAGGCCTATCAATCTTTGTGTTCTTTGTGCTCGCTGTGGTTGATTTGAGAATCGCCAAGTTTATCGAACTCTGCTTGCCTGAGCACTGCCATGCCGTACGAGCTGGAAATCAAAGACGAGGCGAAGACCAGATTGAGGGCCTTGCCGGAAGACATCCGTCGCGAGATCGGCTATCGGCTCCATCGCTTGCAACAGGATTCC
Protein-coding regions in this window:
- a CDS encoding efflux RND transporter permease subunit, with product MFRPMALTVVFALAGSLALALTLMPVLCALFLRVRPQSEVRSAEPGRASLSPASQLGRIPSSSSGSPGRTRPTEFRAREQGSETKEALRETIPLTPSLSPSGGEGVRRTGEGESRQFEDQENREAPQEEGTWLVRWVKALYTPALEFAFRFRRFVLVAALLLFASSLWVFQRLGAEFIPQLDEGTMLLQFIRSSSAGLDASTELQRKSEKLLLERFPEIEHLFGLIGTAEIAVDPMGPNVSDTYVEFKPRRQWRKTNGHPITKAQLIELMRRELAVHAPGQTYLFTQPIQMRFNEMMAGVRADIAVKIYGDDFRELERIATEVRDLLRSLAPESDVEFDAFGRSPLLEISPDREALRRYNLPTEQLNRVIAAALAGAEVGTMIEGNRRFPIVVRLAEDARRSIEVMKRLTVRADEGGLLTLGQLARFNMMEQVSAVTREAGQRRAAVLVNLRGRDLQGFVNQAMQRLNAEVKLPPGYYFEFGGQFENLQKAQTRLALIVPLALILIFLLIYMSSGSVRQSALVFVCVPLAVTGGVLALWLREMPFTISAGVGFIALSGIAVLNGIMLISFINQLRREGRSIREAVIEGTLTRLRPKLMTALVASLGFVPMALSTGAGAEVQRPLATVVIGGIISSTFLTLVLLPVLYEWLEGKSVIRNP